One Natronomonas gomsonensis genomic window, GAGGATGTCGACCCAGCGGCCGCCGTCGACGCTGTCGATGCTGACGTGGACGCGGGGGTCGTCGCTGGGGTTGTGCTCGATGGCGTTCTCGACGACGTTCTCGACGGCGAGTTGAAGCCGTCCGGTCGCCGAGACGGGTCTCGAGTCGGGTACGTCGACGGTAATCGCTGCGCTCGGGGCGGACGTTCGGACCCCCTCGACTGCGGCACGAACGACCGGCACACAGTCCAGCGTTGCCGTCTCCGACTGCGGGGACTGCAACACGTCGTTGATTCGTGCGGCGTCGCTGGCCAGTCCGAGCAACCGCTCGGCGCGGTCGTTGATTATCGTCGCCGTCCGAACGGCTTCCTCCTCGTCGGCGTCGAGGATTTCCAACAGCCGTTCGGCGTTTCCGTCGATGATGTTCGCCTCGGTTCGTAAGTTGTGTCGGAGGACGCGGCTCAACACCTGTAGCTGCCGCTCTTTCCGGTTGATGTCGGTGAGGTCGGTGTAGACGGCGAAGCCGTCGATTCGGGTCGTCCCGTCGCTGTAGGGGATGCCACGGTAGAGGAACTCCCGGAGTCCATCGTCCGTCTGTCGCTGGACGCGCTGGTAGTTGATTTCCCCCGAGGCGGTCCGCTCGTCGAGCGTCGCGGCCTCCTCGGCGCGCCACTCGGGGACGATGTGTTCGTTGAGCGGGGCGTCGAGGACGGTGTCGCGGTCGTAGCCGAACAACTCGAGGAACGACGCGTTGACGCTCCGGATAATCGGTTCCTCCTCGATGAGTTCGAACGCTACGACGGCGTCCTGAATGTGGCCCAGGAGGTGTCGCAATCCGTCCGATTCCTTGATGTCGAAGGACTCCTCGTCAGTTTCGTGGCCGTCTTGTTGTGCTTCGTTCATCTGATTCTGAATCTGGTGTCTGTATGTCTATCTATACTGCCCAAAGTTAAAAACTACCGTATATATTAGACAAAAGACACAAAGAATGTAACGATATTCCGTGTCGAACTGGCCTGTCGGGCAACGCTGACCGACAGGTCTTACGGGCCCGCGGTCCCACACCGAACTGATGCGAGTGGGGGTACTCTCCGACATCCACGCCAACCGGGTTGCACTACGGGCCGTACTCGATGATATGCCTCCGGTCGACGCCGTCGTCTGTGCCGGCGACGTGGTCGGCTACAACCCCTGGCCCGCCGACTGTATCGACGCGCTTCGCGAGCGGAGCGTGCCGACGATTATGGGAAACCACGACCGCGCCGTCGCCACGGGAACCGGTTTCGGGGGCAACGGCATGGCGGATGCCGGCGCTCACTACGCCCGCGTGGAACTGGACGAGAGCCAACTGGAGTGGCTCCGGGACCTGCCGGCCGAGCGCCGTTGCTTCGAGGGGCGCCTGAAACTCGTCCACGGCCACCCGGAGGACCCGAACCGCTACACCTATCCGGCGTTGTTCTCCCCTGCGTTGCTCGACGAGGAGGACGTACTCGTGATGGGTCACACTCACGTCCAGGCCCACGAATCCTACGACGAAGGCGTCGTGATGAACCCCGGAAGCGTCGGCCAACCGCGGGACGGCGACCCTCGTGCCGCCTACGCCGTCGTCGACCTCGATTCGCTGACCGTCGACCAGCGGCGCGTCGAGTACGATATCGAACGCGTCGTCGAGGCCGTCGCGGAGGCAGGACTGCCCGAGGGAACCGGAACCAGACTGCGAAAAGGGCGATAACGTCGTTCGTGCGTTAGACTGCTTCTTGGATGATTTCGAGTGCTTCCTCGCGGTCGTCCCAGTCGACGAAGACGGCGACGGAGGTGGCGCTGGTGATGAGGTCGTGGATGGTTATGTGTTCCTCCGACAGCGGGTCGATAATGCCTCTGAGGATGCCCGATTGGTTGGGCAATTCGCCGCCGGTGACGCGGATGACGGCGACGTTGTCGTCGACGGTGACGCTGGAGAGCGGTTCGGCATCGATAACCGCCTGATGGAGGACGTTCTCGGCGCGCTCGGCGATTTCCTCGTCGATGTAGAACGTCACCGAGTCCATCCCGCTGGCGACGGCGTCGACGTTGATATCCGACTCCGACAGCGCCACCGACAGCTCCGAGAGGATGCCGGGAGTGTTGCGGATGGCCCGGCCGGCGACGGTGAGACACGCAAGCGGCGTCTCCCGGAGGTCGATGAGATTCTGGAACTGCCCCTCGATGGTCGTCCCGCCCTCCAGTAAGTCGCCGTGTTGGTAGTGGGCGACCCGGACCGTCATGTCGTTAGTCTTGTACGACAGCGCGGAGGGGGCGACGACTTCGGCACCGCGGAAGGAGAGATTGCGGAGTTCGTCGACGGTGATTTCGCCGACGTTGCGTGCGCCCTCGACGACGCGGGGGTCGCCGGTCATGACGCCTTCGACGTCGGTGATGATGACCACCTCGTCGGCGTTCATGTAGTTGCCCATCATGACGGCGGTGGTGTCGGAACCGCCGCGGCCCAGCGTCGTCACGTTGCCGGCGTGGTCCTGTGCGAGAAAGCCCGTAATGACGGGGACGTACCCCTTCGAAGTCATGTCGGCGGCCAACTGTTTGGCCCGGCGTTGGGTTTCCTCGACGTCGACTTCGCCGTGTTCGTCGGTGATGACCGGCCAACTGTCGGTGCCGGGTTCGAGGAACTCCGCGTCGATGCCGCGGGCGCCGAGGGCGGCCTTCAGCATCCGGACGGAGGTGCGTTCGCCCATCGAGACGATTTCTGCCTCGTCTGCCTCGTCGGCCTCGAACTCGATGGCGTCGAGCAGGAAGTCGGTGGTCGACCCCATCGCACTCGCGACGATGGCGACCTCGTGGCCTTTTTCGACGGCGGCAGCGATGGAGTCGGCGGCACGGTTGACCCGGTCGCCGTTGCCGAGACTCGTTCCGCCGAACTTGGCGACTACGCGCATACAAT contains:
- a CDS encoding aspartate kinase, with the translated sequence MRVVAKFGGTSLGNGDRVNRAADSIAAAVEKGHEVAIVASAMGSTTDFLLDAIEFEADEADEAEIVSMGERTSVRMLKAALGARGIDAEFLEPGTDSWPVITDEHGEVDVEETQRRAKQLAADMTSKGYVPVITGFLAQDHAGNVTTLGRGGSDTTAVMMGNYMNADEVVIITDVEGVMTGDPRVVEGARNVGEITVDELRNLSFRGAEVVAPSALSYKTNDMTVRVAHYQHGDLLEGGTTIEGQFQNLIDLRETPLACLTVAGRAIRNTPGILSELSVALSESDINVDAVASGMDSVTFYIDEEIAERAENVLHQAVIDAEPLSSVTVDDNVAVIRVTGGELPNQSGILRGIIDPLSEEHITIHDLITSATSVAVFVDWDDREEALEIIQEAV
- a CDS encoding ATP-binding protein, with the translated sequence MNEAQQDGHETDEESFDIKESDGLRHLLGHIQDAVVAFELIEEEPIIRSVNASFLELFGYDRDTVLDAPLNEHIVPEWRAEEAATLDERTASGEINYQRVQRQTDDGLREFLYRGIPYSDGTTRIDGFAVYTDLTDINRKERQLQVLSRVLRHNLRTEANIIDGNAERLLEILDADEEEAVRTATIINDRAERLLGLASDAARINDVLQSPQSETATLDCVPVVRAAVEGVRTSAPSAAITVDVPDSRPVSATGRLQLAVENVVENAIEHNPSDDPRVHVSIDSVDGGRWVDILVEDDAPLIPPMERNVVTGSADITPKHHGSGLGLWLVKWIVDRSGGELAFEESDLGGNRVRIRLQQT
- a CDS encoding metallophosphoesterase family protein — protein: MRVGVLSDIHANRVALRAVLDDMPPVDAVVCAGDVVGYNPWPADCIDALRERSVPTIMGNHDRAVATGTGFGGNGMADAGAHYARVELDESQLEWLRDLPAERRCFEGRLKLVHGHPEDPNRYTYPALFSPALLDEEDVLVMGHTHVQAHESYDEGVVMNPGSVGQPRDGDPRAAYAVVDLDSLTVDQRRVEYDIERVVEAVAEAGLPEGTGTRLRKGR